A DNA window from Nymphalis io chromosome 28, ilAglIoxx1.1, whole genome shotgun sequence contains the following coding sequences:
- the LOC126779307 gene encoding 40S ribosomal protein S21 isoform X1, which produces MQNDAGEFVDLYCPRKCSASNRLIHAKDHASVQLVIADVDPATGRAADTNKMYVICGAIRRMGESDDCIVRLTKKDGILTKNY; this is translated from the exons atgcagAACGACGCTGGTGAATTCGTTGACTTATACTGCCCGAGGAAATG cTCCGCGAGCAACCGTCTTATCCACGCTAAGGATCATGCTTCCGTACAGCTTGTAATTGCCGATGTGGACCCAGCCACTGGCCGCGCCGCTGACACCAACAAGATGTACGTCATCTGCGGTGCCATCAGACGGATGGGCGAGTCTGATGACTGCATTGTCAGACTTACCAAGAAAGATGGGATCTTAACAAA GAACTACTGA
- the LOC126779296 gene encoding cyclin-dependent kinase 6, whose amino-acid sequence MSSSGSSSSQSPPNMASISDVSALFQTAKKYEELNVIGTGAYGTVYKARDLHNGGQIVAMKKVKVALTEDGIPLSTLREIALLRQLEAYRHPNIVRLLDVCHGGQSVERDHQLVLFLVFEHVEQDLDSYLKRAPGPLSENRIRSMSYDILSGVDFLHSHRIVHRDLKPHNLLVTSTGRVKLADFGLAKTYDTEMKLTSVVVTLWYRPPEVLLGVSYNTAVDVWSSGCVLAQLHSRTPLLQGSCDSEQLHCIFRLIGRPPRHEWPENVSIVADSFPEYPAQDLADILPRIHPHALDLIKGMLVFDPAKRLTALDCLEHPYFTEEPLT is encoded by the exons atgtcGTCAAGTGGCAGCAGTTCCTCACAAAGTCCACCAAATATGGCTTCAATAAGTGATGTTAGTGCTTTATTCCAAACAGCTAAGAAATATGAAGAGCTAAATGTTATAGGAACAG GAGCCTATGGTACAGTATATAAAGCTCGAGATCTTCACAATGGTGGTCAAATAGTCGCTATGAAAAAAGTCAAAGTTGCATTAACAGAAGATGGTATACCCTTGTCAACTTTAAGAGAGATAGCATTGTTGAGACAGCTCGAAGCTTATAGACATCCCAATATTGTCAG ACTTCTAGATGTATGTCACGGCGGTCAGTCAGTTGAACGGGACCATCAGCTCGTACTGTTCCTCGTATTTGAACATGTTGAACAAGACCTAGACTCCTATCTCAAAAGGGCACCTGGACCACTTTCAGAGAATAGGATCAGG AGCATGTCCTACGATATACTGTCTGGCGTGGATTTCCTGCACTCGCACAGAATAGTCCACAGAGATCTCAAACCTCACAACCTCTTGGTAACATCGACTGGACGAGTCAAGCTGGCTGACTTCGGACTCGCTAAGACTTATGACACGGAGATGAAACTTACGAGTGTG GTGGTGACGCTGTGGTACCGCCCGCCCGAGGTGCTGCTGGGCGTCTCGTACAACACGGCGGTGGATGTGTGGTCATCGGGTTGCGTGCTGGCGCAGCTGCACTCTCGCACGCCGCTGCTGCAGGGCTCCTGCGACTCCGAACAGCTGCACTGCATTTTCCG GTTGATAGGACGCCCACCTCGTCACGAATGGCCGGAGAACGTATCGATAGTAGCTGATAGCTTCCCAGAATACCCGGCTCAGGACCTCGCTGATATCTTGCCAAGGATACACCCCCATGCATTAGATTTAATTAAG gGTATGCTAGTCTTCGACCCAGCGAAACGCCTGACTGCTTTGGACTGCCTTGAACACCCTTACTTCACCGAAGAGCCGCTTACATAA
- the LOC126779307 gene encoding 40S ribosomal protein S21 isoform X2: MQNDAGEFVDLYCPRKCSASNRLIHAKDHASVQLVIADVDPATGRAADTNKMYVICGAIRRMGESDDCIVRLTKKDGILTK, encoded by the exons atgcagAACGACGCTGGTGAATTCGTTGACTTATACTGCCCGAGGAAATG cTCCGCGAGCAACCGTCTTATCCACGCTAAGGATCATGCTTCCGTACAGCTTGTAATTGCCGATGTGGACCCAGCCACTGGCCGCGCCGCTGACACCAACAAGATGTACGTCATCTGCGGTGCCATCAGACGGATGGGCGAGTCTGATGACTGCATTGTCAGACTTACCAAGAAAGATGGGATCTTAACAAAGTGA